The DNA segment CTACTTCTGCTAGGTCTCCTTCTGTTATTTTTTCTGACGTTATTTTTCCATTCTCACTTTTGAGAATTATAACTTTCACTTATGTTCACCTATAACATAAAGGTAAACTATATGGTTCATATTTCCGTCTTCAACCTTGACTACTTCTTTCGGAGTCCAGCCTCTCATTTCGAACTCGTGTGAAACTACTCTAGTTCCTGGCTTAAGCTCTTTTTCTAATTTAGGCTTAAGCATTTCGTTTACATTTGTTAATAAAAACATTGTAACTACTGTTGCTTCTGATAGATCTATATCAAAAAAGTTACCCTTTTCGATTATTACTTTCCCTTCAACACCATTCTTTTTAACGTTCTCTAAAGCTTCTTTTATTCTTTCGTCGTTAATATCTATGCCTACCGCTTTTTTTGCATTAAATTCTTTTGCTGCAGTTATTACAATCCTCCCGTCTCCACAACCTAAATCATATACTATGTCTTCTGGTCCTACTTTTGCTATTTCTAGCATTTTCCTTACAACTGGTTCAGGTGTTGGTACATATGGAACATGTGGTGTGTATGTCATTTTTAACCACTTCAAATAATGTTTATGAAGTTAGGCTTTTTATTTTATTTAGAGCTTCTTCTTTGCCTTTTGTTGAGTCAGCTTTTAAATCTGCTCCCAATGGCATTTTAGTTAAAATAGGAACTATTTTACCGTCTTCTAACTCTACGAATAATTGAGGTAGCCAAGACATTCCTAAATCGTCCTTTTCTCCATAATCTGCTAAAAATGAGTAATCCTCCATTTTTACTTCCTTTTCAATTCCCAACTCTTTTGATAGTTGCTCTGTAACATTTAGGAATGCCTTATGCATTGGGTGTGCTTCTGACGTTACGAGGATTAACTTTTTAGCTTTCATAACAATCTCACTCACAATCTCATGAAACTGGTTTAAAACAGTAGTGGTAACGATGATTACCAGATTAAGGAGGGAAAGTAAGAGGATATTAAGGCCTATAGCTAACGTATTAGCAAAAAATGGAGTAAAAGCTAACGAAATTACTATAATAGGGCTTGTCCTTTCCATTGTTTATTTTATCATATTATACATTTCAAAAAATCCACTCTACGGTGCAATATTACTTGCTATATCTTCATTTTCTGACGCATTAGACGGTGAGGTTGCAAGAATATCTGGAACAGCCGGAAACAAAGGTGCGTTTTTAGACTCTTCTCTAGATAGAGTAGAAGACACATTATTTTTAAGTCCTTTGGTACTATATTTTCAACCTTTACTAGTTTCGCTTCTTGTAGGAATTTCGCTAATTATTCCATATTTAAGAGCTAGAGCAGAAGCTTTAGGAATTAAAGCTGAGGGAAGAGGTATAATAGAAAGGGGAGAAAGAATAATCTTCACGATGATAATCCTTATTTTGATATTCTTCAATTTTACATTTACTATCTATATATTTTATCTATTTATCGTATTATCAATAGTTACCGTAATTCAAAGGTTTCAACTAATATTATCTAATCTACCAAAATAGAGTTGTAAAGGATTTTTTACCCCGCACTCTGATACGCATAAGTTCATTTTCTTTAGCTGTGTACAGTTGTAAACTATGTATCTAGTTTTTCTTTCTTTTATAAAATGATTTAAGAAGTCCTCGGGATTTTGAATGCCGTTGTTTTTAAGCATAGTTATTATCGAATCCGTACTACTGCCTATATCTATCATATAAACAGTGAGAATTTTTAGTTCTTCTTCGCTTTTTTTATCCTTCTTAAATAAGGCAGAAATACAAGGTGGCGTTATACCTTTTCTCAGAAAGAGTAAATCCCTTATAGTATCTGGGATCTCTGACAAAGGAATTGGCTTTACTAGGCTCATCATTTTTTCGTAGATAACTTCCTTTGCCAAGCTTAGCAATGTCTTTCTATCTATAAAGACATATCCATCTTTAAGAATTCTTTCTGATAACGAAAACTTAGAATTCTTCCTTAGATTTTTAGTTAGTCTTAGATAATCTATGAAATAAATTGCATAATTTAGAACAACTTTTCCCTTAGTTACATGGTATTCAATTTTCTTCTTTTCAACTTTTATTCCTAGAAAATTAGCCATTTCAAGTAAATTTTCCTCGTCTTCTTTCTCTAAATCCTCTGCAAAAAGTTCAGCCTCTTTTCTACAAACTTTTTCTGCGATTTTTTTATCTCCTAGAACTGAAAGTATTAGAAGAACGGAATAAAATAATAATTGAGGATTTTTAGTGTCCTTGTAATGTTTTATATCCTCACCCTTAATTATCCTATTTATCCTTTCCTTAGCTTCTTTTATTGTATCTCCATTATTCGAAATTACGTCGTAAAAAGATAAGCCCCCATATCTTGAGAGAACTTGTTCTAAACTGACTCTAAATGGATAAGCTTCAGTATTTACTATTGCCACAGTTTTACTTATTCTCGCAACTTTTTATAAATCAGCTGTGCTTATTAAACCTATGAAAATTTATGTAGCATCTGCCTGGCCGTATGTTGAGGCAGTTCCGCATTTAGGAAATCTAATAGGTTCAGTACTATCGGCGGATGTTTTTGCTAGATATGCTAGATTAAAGTACGGTAAAGATAACGTAATTTTTGTAAGTGGAAGCGATGAACACGGTACACCGATAGAGGTTGAAGCAATAAAGAGGAAAATAAATCCTAGAGATTTAACTAATCAAGCTCATGAATATGATAAGAAGTTATTTCTAGATGTATGGAAAATAAGTTATGATAATTATACGAGAACAGAATCTGATACTCACAAGAAATTTGTAAGGGAATTTCTCCTAAGCATTCAAGACTATATAAAAGTTCAAGAAGAAGAAATGCCATATTGCGAGCATGATAAGATATTCTTGCCAGACCGTTTTATTAAAGGAACTTGTCCTTACTGCGGATATGAAGACGCTAGGGGAGATCAATGTGACAGATGCGGAAGGTTACTTTCGCCAACGCTTTTAATAAATCCTAGATGTGCTATATGTGGTTCAAAGCCAGTAATAAAGAAGACTAAGCATTGGTTTTTTGACTTAAGTCAATTTTCAGATAAACTAAAGGAGTGGTTAGAAAATAATAAGGACATGCCAGATAACGTAAAATCTGTAGCTTTAAGCTGGATTCAAGAAGGACTTAAACCTAGGAGCTTAACAAGGGATACATCTTGGGGAATTCCTGCACCTTTTGAAGGTTCAGAAGGTAAAACTATTTACGTTTGGTTTGAAGCTCTCCTTGGATATATTTCTGCTACTATAGAATATTTCGAAAAGTCAGGAAATCCTGACAAATGGAAGGAATTCTGGTTTGGAGATGATGTTAAAAGTTACTATTTTATAGGAAAGGATAACATACCTTTTCACGCAGTTATATTTCCTGCAATGCTCATGGCATCTAAGAAGGGTTACAAATTACCTTCAGTTATTTCGTCAACTGAATATTTAATGTATGAAGGACAAAAATTCAGTAAAAGTAGAAGGATAGGAATATGGATAGACGAGGCACCAAAGTTACTGGACGTAGATTATTGGAGGTATGTTCTAATAAGATTAAGGCCTGAAGAGAAGGATACGAACTTTTTATGGAGAGAAGCTATTAGGATAATAAATACAGAGCTTAACGACGATATTGGAAATTATATTAATAGAGTCATAACAATGGTTAATAGATACTTTAATGGATATGTGCCTAACTTTAATGAGGATAAACTAGATGATGTAGATAAGAAGTTTATGGAATTAGTTAAGACTACGCCAATCGTAGTTTCTCAACTCTTCGAGAAAGGTAAACTTAAAGCTGGAAGCGATGAAATAATAAAGATAGCAAGAGAAGGTAATGCTTATCTTAATCAGAAAGCACCGTGGGATAAGGTCAAAAATGATATTAAAGTCGCAGAAAATACGCTATATATTGCATTAAATTCCGTGAGAACTCTTTCAATTTTACTTTATCCGATAATTCCTGTCTCAGCAGAAAAGATTTACAACCAGTTAGGTTTGAAAGGAATTGAAAATGAAAAATGGGATTCCGCAGGAGAATTTACGTTAGATCATAACCACAAGGTAGAACAAGCTTCTCCGATATTTAAGAAAATTGACCAGAATTTTGAGAAGGAACTTAATGAAAAATTGGAAAAAATCAGAAAAGAATTAGATAACATTAGACCGCCTTTACTTCGATAACTTCTCCTTCTTTAGCTATTTCTTTTTCTCCTTCTTCTAGTTCTACATAATTCATTACTGGCATGAATTTTCTTCCCTGTCCTTCGTAGAATTTACTAAACATTTCGTAAAAGTGAAGTCTCATATCTTGTATGAATACTATTAATCCTTCTAATGCTATTGCTAGTAAGTTACCTAAGGCTATTATTATTCCAGCTATTATTACTGCAGCAACATAAGGAAGTGAACTATATAATACTAGGAGCCCCATGTAACTAAAGGCGTATAATAAATAATAGTGAGCCAAGGCGAATACTAAAATTCTTATAAATGATATAGTGTTTGAAAGTAGTAAAATCCCTGCTTCAAAACCTCCTTCTATAAAGCCCATTCCTATAGCAGCTCCTAAGCCTACATGCCCTTCATGCCTCTTTATTAGTATAACTTTGCTTATCCAATTATAAATTAGTCCAATTTCCACCCATAATATTAGTATATAAGCAAGAGCATAAGTTGGCGTTGAGAGATTAGGTGGAAAACTGAATATATTAGTAAGTAAGCCGCCCAGTAAGCATTCTACTTTTCCAAAATAATCACTTATATCTACAAACCCGTAGCCGAATATTATAAGCGGTACGGTGTAAAGAATCAACAAAGGTAATTTTTCGTAAAATAAGAATTCTGGATCTTTCTTATCTATAGCATTAATAACACCAAGTAAAGAGCTTACAAATAGTGCGAGCGCTCCTATGAATATTGATAATATCATTGTATTTTCTATTTCTATAGATAGGATAGAATAATTACCAAAAGGTATCAGATACTTTAGAGAATCAGAAACGCTTACTGGGACTGGCCATGCGTAATACAAAGGTCCTACAGGATAACTATCATTATTAAAAACTTCTCTTGGGCCTCCTACCAGTACGGGTCCAAAAAATTCTCTAGCAAGCAAGCCAGTGATCATTGCAACTATGCTTGAATATATTAGCACTAAGCTGAGCTTCTCTGTATTCTCACTACCTTTCCTTTTACCGTATTTGTAGAACCATATCGCAAATAAAAATACGACTAAGGCATTACCAAAGTCTGGGAACATTAGCCCAAAGAGTATTGGAAAAGTGAATATAAGGAATATTATTGGGGAAATTTCCCAATAGGAGGGTGTACCGTAAAGTTCTACAACTGATTCTATTACTCTTATACTCTTTGGAAGGCTAATTAGCGTTGGTGGTTTATCCTTTTCTCCATATCTCCTAGGCAATCTCTCGGTAATGAAGGCTTCTCCTTTTAATTGGTCCTTGAGTTTTTTAATCATTTTAGTTGGTGCATAGCCTTCAATTTGAACATAAAACTCCGATACTCTAGCTCTAGATATAATAGTTAATGCATCTCTTATGGTAAGCAATTTTCCATAAATTTCTTTTATATGAAGTCCGCAAGCTTTCAATTTTTCTTTTAATTTTGCTCTAGTTTCTTCTAAGATTCTAGTTAACTCATTAATCTTATTCTGGAGTTCATTGTAAACGTCATAAGGGGCTTTTCCTTCAGGAGTCTCAAAAACTTTTGCGCCTATTTCTTTTTCTAGTTTGTCTTTTTGTAATACTCCTTTGGGAGCTATGATAATTACAGCGTAAGTTTTCTCATTTATTCTCTTAGTAAGAACTAGTGCATTATCGAATTTCACTTTATCTAGTTGATTCGGTAAAATAGTGAGTAAATATACATCAAATAGCTTTAAGCTATATAATTTGCTTAAATTAACTGTTATATCCTTGAATGGTAATACTTCATTTAACTGCGCCTTGTATAAATCTAATTCGCTCTTTATCTTGCCAATTTCCTCTAGTAACTCCTTGTATTTTTCCTCTTCTTGTGTTGCTTCATTATCTACCTCGTCAGCTATTTTATTCCAGTTTCCTGTCTTCATTTTTCCTTTTGGTTCTATTGTAACTCCTGCTAGATCCATTATTATTTGGAATTTATTTAAATGTTCTTGGATTATTCCAAGCTTTCTTCTAGCATCCTCAAACCTTTCATTGGATATTGGCTCTTCCGGTTCTTCAGGCTCAAAATTTTGGAATTTTAAAATTTTTGTGACTATGTCATCTAAAAGTTCTTTATTTGCTATAATCTGTACCCTACTCATTCTCTCGGGAAGGATCACTATAGCTCGATATAGAGTATGAGTAATGATTAAAATATTTAATCTACATTACAGATTTGAGAGCATGGGAAAAATTTTGCTTCTTGGAGATAGATATACGGTATCTTTATTTAGGATGATGGGGGCTGAAGGGAAAGTTGTTGAAGACCCCTATGCATTGGAAGATGAGATAAAAAATGTAAGGAAAATGGAGGACGTTGATCTTGTTTTAATTACAAAAGATTTATACGATCCGGTAAGAGAAAGGCTTGAAAGTGTTATATCTTCTCAAACAAAACCTTTAATTACAGTAATTCCTTCTCCTTATAGTGAAGCTGAACCTATGGATGTGAGAAAGTTGATTTTAAGGGCATTAGGTTTTGGGTGAGAAATAATGGAATTGAATGATTTGCTCGATTACGCAACTAAAAAAGTAATGGAAGAGATAAGAGAAAATTTAGAGCAAGCATTAGCTGAGGCTAATAAGATAATTGAAAATAAATATAATGATATACTTTCAGATTATGATAAGAAAATAAGAGACCTAATTTCAAAGAGAAAGGAGCAAATAGAAGGTGAAAAAGCTAAACTCGATGTGGAGAATAAAAGAGCGATATTAAATGAAGAGAATTATTGGCTACAAAAGGTTTATGATGAGGTGGTTAAGAATATTAATGTAGTTACTTCTTCTAAAGAATACGCAGAAGGTTTACAGTCAATAATAAAGAAGGAGATCTCATCATCTATAACTAAAGCTAAGATAATATGTAATAAGAACGACGTGGAAGTAGTTAAGAAAATCCTTAAGGATAATAAGTTAAGTGCTGATGTAGAGGAAGATGACAATCTGTTAGGAGGAATAAAGATTTATTACCCTGACGTAGGACTTGTGAAGGATTATTCGTTAAATCTTATTTTAAGTCAAGTTTTTGAATCAGTTAAACCTAAAGTTGCAGAAATATTATTTGGTGGTGAAAATGGTAGGTAAGATAGTTAGAGTAAACGGTCCACTAGTAGTTGCAGATAATATGAGAAATTCTCAAATGTATGAAGTAGTTGAAGTAGGAGAATTAAGACTTGTAGGTGAAATAACAAGGATAGAAGGAGACAGAGCATACATTCAAGTTTACGAAGATACTAGTGGGCTTAAGCCTGGCGAACCAGTCTATAATACTGGTGGTCCTTTATCAGCAGAACTAGGTCCAGGTTTACTGGGAAAGATATTTGACGGATTAGAAAGGCCGCTAAGTACTATTGCCGAGGTTACTGGCTCAGTTTTTGTCAATAGAGGTGTGAAAATACCTCCTTTAGATAGGCAAAAGAAATGGCATTTTGTCCCTAAAGTTAAGAAAGGTGATAAGGTTTCTCCTGGAGATGTATTGGGTATTGTACAAGAAACTTCGTTGATTGAGCACAAAATTTTGGTTCCTCCAGATCGTCACGGCGAAATAAAGGAAATAGTTCCAGAAGGAGATTACACTGTTGAAGATACAATAGCTACAGTCGATATGAACGGTGATCAAGTTTCACTAAAAATGATGCATAAATGGCCAGTAAGAATTCCTAGACCATATAAAGAAAAATTAGAACCTTCAGAACCATTGTTAACTGGAGTAAGAGTACTTGATACAATATTTCCTTTAGCTAAAGGAGGAACAGCTGCAATTCCGGGGCCTTTCGGTTCTGGAAAGACAGTGACTTTACAAAGCTTAGCAAAATGGAGTTCAGCAAAGATAGTAATATATGTAGGTTGCGGCGAAAGAGGAAATGAGTTAACTGACGAACTAAGATCTTTCCCAACGTTAAAAGATCCTTGGACTGGCAAGCCGTTACTTGAAAGGACTATATTAGTAGCAAATACAAGTAACATGCCAGTAGCAGCAAGGGAAACTAGTATTTACCTAGGCGTAACACTTGGAGAATATTTTAGAGATCAAGGATACGATACGTTAGTTGTAGCGGACTCTACTACTA comes from the Acidianus infernus genome and includes:
- a CDS encoding V-type ATP synthase subunit I is translated as MILPERMSRVQIIANKELLDDIVTKILKFQNFEPEEPEEPISNERFEDARRKLGIIQEHLNKFQIIMDLAGVTIEPKGKMKTGNWNKIADEVDNEATQEEEKYKELLEEIGKIKSELDLYKAQLNEVLPFKDITVNLSKLYSLKLFDVYLLTILPNQLDKVKFDNALVLTKRINEKTYAVIIIAPKGVLQKDKLEKEIGAKVFETPEGKAPYDVYNELQNKINELTRILEETRAKLKEKLKACGLHIKEIYGKLLTIRDALTIISRARVSEFYVQIEGYAPTKMIKKLKDQLKGEAFITERLPRRYGEKDKPPTLISLPKSIRVIESVVELYGTPSYWEISPIIFLIFTFPILFGLMFPDFGNALVVFLFAIWFYKYGKRKGSENTEKLSLVLIYSSIVAMITGLLAREFFGPVLVGGPREVFNNDSYPVGPLYYAWPVPVSVSDSLKYLIPFGNYSILSIEIENTMILSIFIGALALFVSSLLGVINAIDKKDPEFLFYEKLPLLILYTVPLIIFGYGFVDISDYFGKVECLLGGLLTNIFSFPPNLSTPTYALAYILILWVEIGLIYNWISKVILIKRHEGHVGLGAAIGMGFIEGGFEAGILLLSNTISFIRILVFALAHYYLLYAFSYMGLLVLYSSLPYVAAVIIAGIIIALGNLLAIALEGLIVFIQDMRLHFYEMFSKFYEGQGRKFMPVMNYVELEEGEKEIAKEGEVIEVKAV
- the metG gene encoding methionine--tRNA ligase, which produces MKIYVASAWPYVEAVPHLGNLIGSVLSADVFARYARLKYGKDNVIFVSGSDEHGTPIEVEAIKRKINPRDLTNQAHEYDKKLFLDVWKISYDNYTRTESDTHKKFVREFLLSIQDYIKVQEEEMPYCEHDKIFLPDRFIKGTCPYCGYEDARGDQCDRCGRLLSPTLLINPRCAICGSKPVIKKTKHWFFDLSQFSDKLKEWLENNKDMPDNVKSVALSWIQEGLKPRSLTRDTSWGIPAPFEGSEGKTIYVWFEALLGYISATIEYFEKSGNPDKWKEFWFGDDVKSYYFIGKDNIPFHAVIFPAMLMASKKGYKLPSVISSTEYLMYEGQKFSKSRRIGIWIDEAPKLLDVDYWRYVLIRLRPEEKDTNFLWREAIRIINTELNDDIGNYINRVITMVNRYFNGYVPNFNEDKLDDVDKKFMELVKTTPIVVSQLFEKGKLKAGSDEIIKIAREGNAYLNQKAPWDKVKNDIKVAENTLYIALNSVRTLSILLYPIIPVSAEKIYNQLGLKGIENEKWDSAGEFTLDHNHKVEQASPIFKKIDQNFEKELNEKLEKIRKELDNIRPPLLR
- a CDS encoding V-type ATP synthase subunit E, producing MELNDLLDYATKKVMEEIRENLEQALAEANKIIENKYNDILSDYDKKIRDLISKRKEQIEGEKAKLDVENKRAILNEENYWLQKVYDEVVKNINVVTSSKEYAEGLQSIIKKEISSSITKAKIICNKNDVEVVKKILKDNKLSADVEEDDNLLGGIKIYYPDVGLVKDYSLNLILSQVFESVKPKVAEILFGGENGR
- a CDS encoding V-type ATP synthase subunit F, with product MGKILLLGDRYTVSLFRMMGAEGKVVEDPYALEDEIKNVRKMEDVDLVLITKDLYDPVRERLESVISSQTKPLITVIPSPYSEAEPMDVRKLILRALGFG
- a CDS encoding protein-lysine N-methyltransferase — translated: MTYTPHVPYVPTPEPVVRKMLEIAKVGPEDIVYDLGCGDGRIVITAAKEFNAKKAVGIDINDERIKEALENVKKNGVEGKVIIEKGNFFDIDLSEATVVTMFLLTNVNEMLKPKLEKELKPGTRVVSHEFEMRGWTPKEVVKVEDGNMNHIVYLYVIGEHK
- a CDS encoding ATP synthase subunit A; this encodes MVGKIVRVNGPLVVADNMRNSQMYEVVEVGELRLVGEITRIEGDRAYIQVYEDTSGLKPGEPVYNTGGPLSAELGPGLLGKIFDGLERPLSTIAEVTGSVFVNRGVKIPPLDRQKKWHFVPKVKKGDKVSPGDVLGIVQETSLIEHKILVPPDRHGEIKEIVPEGDYTVEDTIATVDMNGDQVSLKMMHKWPVRIPRPYKEKLEPSEPLLTGVRVLDTIFPLAKGGTAAIPGPFGSGKTVTLQSLAKWSSAKIVIYVGCGERGNELTDELRSFPTLKDPWTGKPLLERTILVANTSNMPVAARETSIYLGVTLGEYFRDQGYDTLVVADSTTRWAEALRDLGGRMEEMPAEEGFPSYLPSRLAEYYERAGRVITLGNPERVGSVTLASAVSPPGGDFTEPVTSNTLRFVRVFWPLDVSLAHARHFPAINWLQGFSAYVDLVGKWWNTNVDPQWKEMREFMVKTLIRENELQQIVKLVGPESLAEKDKLVLEVARLIKEAFLKQNAFDDIDAFSSPQKQVRIMKLIYLYNSLASPLVEKGVPVKKIIDSIKVVSDIIRSKATIPNNALEKYDELEKTLRAQFEQLSKEVSS
- the pgsA gene encoding archaetidylinositol phosphate synthase; this encodes MITRLRRESKRILRPIANVLAKNGVKANEITIIGLVLSIVYFIILYISKNPLYGAILLAISSFSDALDGEVARISGTAGNKGAFLDSSLDRVEDTLFLSPLVLYFQPLLVSLLVGISLIIPYLRARAEALGIKAEGRGIIERGERIIFTMIILILIFFNFTFTIYIFYLFIVLSIVTVIQRFQLILSNLPK
- a CDS encoding DNA primase regulatory subunit PriL, whose protein sequence is MAIVNTEAYPFRVSLEQVLSRYGGLSFYDVISNNGDTIKEAKERINRIIKGEDIKHYKDTKNPQLLFYSVLLILSVLGDKKIAEKVCRKEAELFAEDLEKEDEENLLEMANFLGIKVEKKKIEYHVTKGKVVLNYAIYFIDYLRLTKNLRKNSKFSLSERILKDGYVFIDRKTLLSLAKEVIYEKMMSLVKPIPLSEIPDTIRDLLFLRKGITPPCISALFKKDKKSEEELKILTVYMIDIGSSTDSIITMLKNNGIQNPEDFLNHFIKERKTRYIVYNCTQLKKMNLCVSECGVKNPLQLYFGRLDNIS